In the Methanococcus maripaludis genome, one interval contains:
- a CDS encoding homoserine dehydrogenase yields the protein MKIILVGFGIIGKGVLKTITLKSEHLKNRYGMDLQVAAICDRSGAAIDENGLDLELALKVKEETGKIADYPEKGCEMGILEVIESVNADAIVEVSPTNIETGEPAKSYMLKAFETKKHVVSANKGPLAVSFKELVKCAEENKVCFRYEASVGGAMPIINLAKETLAGNDIKVIKGILNGTTNYILTKMEKEQLDFDMVLKEAQELGIAETNPHQDISGLDTAAKIVILANSIFGRDVTIKDVELEGITRITPEALAMANKSGHTIKLIGEVTDEKLIVCPKLVPIDSPLNVKGSLNVAMVSTDLANDIVVVGTGAGDIETASAILSDLVNIHQTMKN from the coding sequence ATGAAGATAATTCTTGTAGGATTTGGAATAATTGGTAAGGGTGTTTTAAAGACCATTACCCTCAAATCAGAACATTTAAAGAATAGATATGGAATGGATTTACAAGTTGCTGCAATTTGTGATAGAAGCGGTGCTGCAATTGATGAAAACGGCCTCGATTTGGAATTAGCTTTGAAAGTTAAAGAAGAAACAGGAAAAATTGCAGATTATCCAGAAAAAGGATGCGAAATGGGCATTTTAGAAGTTATTGAGTCAGTAAATGCGGACGCTATTGTTGAGGTAAGCCCTACGAACATTGAAACCGGTGAACCTGCAAAATCATACATGTTAAAAGCGTTTGAAACCAAAAAACACGTCGTAAGTGCAAATAAAGGTCCCCTCGCAGTTTCATTTAAAGAACTCGTAAAATGTGCAGAAGAAAATAAAGTTTGTTTCAGATATGAAGCTTCAGTCGGTGGCGCAATGCCAATAATCAATCTTGCAAAGGAAACACTAGCAGGAAATGATATTAAAGTAATAAAAGGAATTTTAAACGGGACTACAAACTATATACTAACCAAAATGGAAAAAGAACAGCTTGATTTTGATATGGTATTAAAAGAAGCCCAGGAACTCGGTATTGCTGAAACAAACCCTCATCAGGATATCAGCGGATTGGATACTGCTGCAAAAATTGTAATTTTAGCAAATTCAATATTTGGAAGAGATGTAACAATTAAAGATGTGGAATTAGAAGGAATTACAAGAATTACTCCTGAAGCGCTTGCGATGGCAAATAAAAGTGGCCACACTATAAAATTAATAGGGGAAGTTACAGATGAAAAACTCATAGTATGCCCAAAACTTGTACCTATTGACAGTCCTTTAAACGTTAAAGGAAGTTTAAACGTTGCAATGGTTAGTACGGATCTTGCAAACGATATTGTAGTTGTTGGAACCGGTGCAGGAGACATTGAAACTGCTTCTGCAATTCTGAGCGATTTAGTAAATATTCACCAGACAATGAAAAACTAA
- a CDS encoding methanogenesis marker 9 domain-containing protein: MWENSPSHICRGGDLRGLAFCCPPVKYCPLHKALESIDIPVEEFSKMKQDFGSRTRLGLGKNTCFGSLIWCCKITKPCPFRDSAMLAIDMGEDEYMELKKELAEEIIKKSKMFEEGVKALEEQGISKEAAEKAILESGDLKKAYEIVKKQI, encoded by the coding sequence ATGTGGGAAAATTCCCCTTCACACATCTGCAGAGGCGGCGATTTAAGGGGACTTGCATTCTGCTGCCCTCCTGTAAAATACTGCCCATTACACAAGGCGTTAGAATCAATTGATATACCTGTAGAAGAATTTTCAAAAATGAAACAAGATTTTGGAAGCCGAACAAGACTCGGGCTTGGCAAAAACACCTGTTTTGGAAGTTTAATCTGGTGCTGCAAGATTACAAAACCATGTCCATTTAGGGACAGCGCAATGCTTGCAATAGATATGGGCGAAGATGAATACATGGAACTTAAAAAAGAACTCGCCGAAGAAATAATTAAGAAATCAAAAATGTTTGAAGAAGGCGTCAAGGCTTTGGAAGAACAGGGAATTTCAAAAGAAGCGGCAGAAAAAGCAATTTTGGAGTCAGGGGATTTAAAAAAAGCTTATGAAATTGTTAAAAAACAAATTTAA
- the arfB gene encoding 2-amino-5-formylamino-6-ribosylaminopyrimidin-4(3H)-one 5'-monophosphate deformylase, whose protein sequence is MVDLRYGSGNIFNEKVHGIGIIALGSFLENHGSALPIDTDAKIASYIALNVSIITGAKFLGVVLPSTEYSYVKHGIHDSIKDVINYIKYLVENGRKIGINKFLIINCHGGNTLIKDEISKLNHENCFIRMENVCLTHAATDEVSLGYAVGILSEDKMKTHDPEIYEEIGMVGLKEAREKNEAIDLEARSVEENGVFLDRTHGRFLLNELINNYVEIVRNMI, encoded by the coding sequence ATGGTTGATTTAAGATACGGTTCTGGAAATATTTTCAATGAAAAGGTCCACGGGATAGGAATTATTGCTCTTGGATCATTTCTTGAAAATCACGGTTCAGCCCTTCCAATAGATACCGATGCAAAAATTGCATCATATATTGCATTAAATGTTTCAATAATTACCGGAGCAAAATTTTTAGGCGTAGTACTTCCTTCAACAGAATATTCTTACGTGAAACACGGTATTCACGATTCCATCAAAGATGTAATTAATTATATTAAATATCTGGTTGAAAATGGCAGAAAAATTGGGATAAATAAATTCTTGATTATAAACTGCCATGGTGGAAACACCCTAATAAAAGACGAAATTTCAAAATTAAATCATGAAAACTGTTTTATCCGAATGGAAAACGTCTGTTTAACCCATGCAGCAACTGATGAAGTATCCTTGGGATATGCAGTTGGAATACTTTCAGAAGATAAGATGAAGACCCACGATCCTGAAATTTACGAAGAAATTGGAATGGTCGGTCTAAAAGAAGCAAGGGAAAAAAACGAAGCTATAGATTTAGAAGCAAGATCTGTGGAAGAAAATGGCGTTTTTTTAGACAGAACTCATGGAAGATTCCTTTTAAATGAGCTAATTAATAATTATGTTGAAATTGTTAGAAATATGATTTAG
- a CDS encoding RNA-protein complex protein Nop10, translated as MRMKKCPKCGKYTLKDFCSGCNEKSVTIKPPRFSPVDKYGKYRRALKKAKM; from the coding sequence ATGAGAATGAAAAAATGCCCTAAATGTGGAAAATACACATTGAAAGATTTTTGTAGTGGCTGCAATGAAAAATCCGTTACAATAAAACCGCCTAGATTTTCTCCCGTTGATAAATACGGAAAATACAGAAGGGCTCTTAAAAAAGCCAAAATGTGA
- a CDS encoding translation initiation factor IF-2 subunit alpha, which yields MRKDFPEEGDIVIGNVIDVKSFGAFIELLEYPGKEGMVHISEVSSGWIKNIRDHIKKGQRVVAKVMRVTPHKNQIDLSLKRATDQQKKVKVQEWKRFQRAEKLLQFASEKLGKTIEEGWEIVGYPLIDEFGELYDAFESIVIEGKEVLDELETPLPQEWADVIYEVASENIELSNVKVAGIVSLTTTDAAGVKIIKNGLKKALKANPYEDVEVNITYIGAPKYRVEVLAPDYKSGEDVLRMVSEEAIDFIKGYAGGKGSFVRVEE from the coding sequence ATGAGAAAGGATTTTCCTGAAGAAGGGGACATTGTAATCGGAAATGTTATTGACGTTAAGTCTTTCGGGGCCTTTATCGAACTTTTAGAGTATCCTGGAAAGGAAGGGATGGTTCATATTTCTGAAGTTTCCTCAGGATGGATTAAAAACATAAGAGACCATATTAAAAAGGGTCAAAGAGTCGTTGCAAAGGTAATGAGAGTAACGCCTCACAAGAACCAGATCGATCTTTCATTAAAAAGGGCAACTGACCAGCAGAAAAAAGTAAAAGTTCAGGAATGGAAGAGATTCCAAAGAGCTGAAAAATTACTCCAGTTCGCATCAGAAAAACTTGGAAAAACGATCGAAGAAGGATGGGAAATTGTTGGATATCCTTTAATCGATGAATTTGGGGAATTATACGACGCTTTTGAATCAATCGTTATCGAAGGAAAAGAAGTTTTAGATGAACTTGAAACACCACTTCCACAAGAATGGGCAGATGTAATTTACGAAGTTGCAAGTGAAAATATCGAACTTTCAAATGTTAAAGTTGCAGGAATAGTTTCACTTACAACAACAGATGCTGCGGGAGTAAAAATCATTAAAAACGGTTTGAAAAAAGCTTTAAAAGCAAACCCTTACGAAGACGTGGAAGTAAATATCACTTACATCGGAGCTCCAAAGTATAGGGTAGAAGTACTCGCACCAGACTACAAAAGTGGAGAAGATGTTTTAAGAATGGTATCTGAAGAAGCAATCGACTTCATAAAAGGATATGCTGGTGGAAAAGGTAGTTTTGTACGAGTTGAAGAGTAA
- a CDS encoding 30S ribosomal protein S27e, which produces MQLISKPKSRFLKVQCTDCNNEQVIFGCPSTEVKCAGCGKIIAEPKASKGAIKAKILEVLQ; this is translated from the coding sequence ATGCAATTAATCTCAAAACCTAAAAGCAGATTCTTAAAAGTTCAATGTACAGACTGCAACAATGAACAAGTTATCTTTGGATGCCCTTCAACAGAAGTTAAATGTGCAGGATGCGGCAAAATCATTGCTGAACCAAAAGCTTCAAAAGGCGCAATCAAAGCAAAAATCTTAGAAGTATTACAATAA
- a CDS encoding 50S ribosomal protein L44e has protein sequence MKMKKKMNRYCPYCKKHTAHTVERAKKRKASELKWGQRQFRRVTAGYGGYPRPLPGGAKPIKKLDLRYKCSECGKMHTRSNGGFRARMFELIE, from the coding sequence ATGAAGATGAAAAAAAAGATGAACAGATACTGCCCATACTGTAAAAAGCACACTGCACACACAGTAGAAAGAGCTAAAAAAAGAAAAGCTAGCGAATTGAAATGGGGTCAAAGACAATTCAGAAGAGTGACTGCAGGATACGGAGGTTACCCAAGACCTTTACCTGGAGGAGCTAAACCAATTAAAAAATTGGATTTAAGATACAAATGTTCCGAATGCGGAAAAATGCACACTAGAAGCAACGGTGGCTTCAGAGCAAGAATGTTTGAATTAATAGAATAA
- a CDS encoding DNA polymerase sliding clamp translates to MFRATCNTRDFKKVINATSNLVDEICFEVDENGIKASAMDPSHVALVSMEMPKDVFEEYEGDIQDIGIDLEALKKIIARGRGDEKLILDLDTEKNKLNVTFKSNVTRKFSIALYDVSSSNLKVPDIEYPNSVSIKAGAFVEALKDAELVNDHITLKIDEDKFIIYSKGDLNQSETVFDNSIEDDDNALAEFNMGEASRSTFNLAYLKDLTKSTAAEDLLKIYLGSDMPVKIEYEVSGSKLVFLLAPRIES, encoded by the coding sequence ATGTTCAGGGCTACATGTAATACAAGAGATTTTAAAAAAGTTATTAATGCAACTAGCAATTTAGTAGATGAGATTTGTTTTGAAGTGGACGAAAACGGTATCAAAGCAAGTGCAATGGATCCGTCACACGTGGCTTTAGTGAGCATGGAAATGCCAAAAGACGTTTTTGAAGAATACGAAGGGGATATTCAAGATATCGGAATTGATCTGGAAGCACTCAAAAAAATCATTGCGAGAGGAAGGGGCGACGAAAAATTAATTCTTGATCTTGATACGGAAAAAAACAAATTGAATGTTACTTTTAAAAGCAACGTTACAAGGAAGTTTTCAATCGCGTTATACGATGTTTCATCAAGCAATTTGAAAGTTCCAGACATAGAATATCCAAACAGCGTTTCAATCAAAGCAGGTGCATTTGTTGAAGCCTTAAAAGATGCAGAACTTGTAAATGATCACATCACTTTGAAAATCGATGAAGATAAATTTATAATCTATTCAAAAGGCGATTTAAACCAGAGTGAAACTGTATTTGATAACAGTATTGAAGATGACGACAATGCTCTTGCAGAATTCAACATGGGCGAAGCTTCAAGAAGTACTTTCAATTTAGCTTATTTAAAAGATTTAACAAAATCAACTGCGGCAGAAGACCTTTTAAAAATATACCTTGGTTCAGACATGCCTGTTAAAATCGAGTACGAAGTAAGCGGTTCAAAACTCGTCTTCTTACTTGCACCAAGAATTGAATCCTAA
- a CDS encoding selenium metabolism-associated LysR family transcriptional regulator, translating into MDPKISYFQTFLFAAKTKSFSKAAKKLGVTQGTVSNHISVLEKFFDAQLFLRTPEGVDLTTEGNILYENAEKLLENISNAKQQMRILHEHPEGVIRIAASTTPGEHLLPSIIKDYTKVFRDVSFQIQITDSEKCFKLLEDRTVDIIAVGNIYDGSYESEVIGKDRLVLIVPPEHQLAKKGVAKFSDLLKEDYIDREVGSGTREIFVDALQDKGYSMMDLHTIMSLGSNSSIITAVSEGYGISIISEIPAKKAADAGQLQIVPIEDLDLTRYMYLVKGKKPRNPSAIKSFWDFVSGK; encoded by the coding sequence ATGGACCCAAAAATTAGTTATTTTCAAACGTTTCTATTTGCCGCAAAGACTAAAAGCTTTTCTAAAGCCGCGAAAAAATTGGGCGTTACACAAGGAACTGTAAGCAACCACATATCTGTTTTAGAGAAATTTTTTGATGCACAGCTTTTTTTGAGAACTCCCGAAGGAGTTGATTTAACTACTGAAGGAAATATTCTATACGAAAATGCAGAAAAGTTACTAGAAAATATATCTAACGCAAAACAACAGATGAGAATTCTCCACGAGCATCCTGAAGGAGTAATTCGAATTGCTGCAAGTACTACGCCTGGAGAACATTTGCTCCCAAGCATTATTAAAGATTATACTAAAGTTTTTCGAGATGTATCATTTCAGATTCAAATTACCGATTCTGAAAAATGTTTCAAGCTTTTAGAAGACAGGACAGTCGACATAATTGCAGTTGGAAATATTTATGATGGATCATACGAAAGTGAAGTTATAGGAAAAGATAGGCTGGTACTCATAGTCCCACCAGAACATCAACTTGCGAAAAAAGGAGTTGCAAAATTTTCAGATCTCTTAAAAGAAGATTATATTGACAGGGAAGTTGGATCGGGTACAAGGGAGATATTTGTAGATGCTTTACAGGATAAAGGATATTCAATGATGGATTTACACACAATAATGAGCCTTGGAAGTAATTCTTCAATAATTACGGCAGTTTCAGAAGGATACGGTATATCAATTATTTCAGAAATTCCTGCAAAAAAAGCGGCAGATGCAGGCCAGTTACAAATAGTTCCTATTGAAGATTTAGACCTTACTAGATACATGTATCTTGTAAAAGGAAAGAAACCAAGAAACCCAAGCGCAATAAAATCATTCTGGGACTTTGTTTCAGGAAAATAA